From the genome of Triticum aestivum cultivar Chinese Spring chromosome 3B, IWGSC CS RefSeq v2.1, whole genome shotgun sequence, one region includes:
- the LOC123070051 gene encoding pentatricopeptide repeat-containing protein At3g49240, mitochondrial isoform X1, translating into MALSKPLFSRLLPFSLRLLPFSLRLPVRSQHRLLCLATPTDLPDAPTDASAERRRRKRRLRVEPPSSRGPTPQRTPGGPRPSSNPNALKLPEPASVLSGKRLDLHRRILTLVRENDLDEAALLTRHSIYSNCRPTVFTCNTVLAALLRQARYADLLSLHRFVTQASVAPTVATHNLLLQAYCDCRRPETALEHFRLLLRDDSPVLPSPTTYRILARSLAENGKLDLALELKDGMLERGLIAPDPQVYAFVMGGFVNAGDGDTAVSLYEELKEKLGGGLILDGVVYGNLMKGYFLKGMEKEAMDCYTEVLGEGSKVRFEAVSYNMVLDALGRNGRLDDAVELFDRMCKEHDPPRRIAVNLGSFNVMVDAYCHVERFQDAVEVFGKMGEKSCTPDALSYNSLIDWLGKNELVGEAEGLYKEMGERGINPDEYTYVLLIESCFRVGNVDDAVGYFNKMFDVGLRPNANAFNKVISVLVKVDRIDEAQRFFDLMPEREVKPNIASYESLLRAYINVARLDDAIKMAKGILLDESIVFTDELKALLDGALQKEGRNGDMTKLYEDVETEKAEAAARAAEEKARAEALAKEEEEKKKAEAKAKEESAARASRAAIDAVLCRKSGAENGKSSQEMSVEEAQVVESHSDAVGAAEQNEGDDQKKESGDAASQVIASSS; encoded by the coding sequence ATGGCGCTCTCGAAGCCCCTCTTCTCCCgcctccttcccttctccctccgcctccttcccttctccctccGCCTCCCCGTCCGCTCCCAGCACCGTCTCCTCTGCCTCGCCACCCCCACCGATCTCCCGGATGCCCCCACCGACGCctccgccgagcgccgccgccgcaagcGCCGCCTCCGCGTGGAGCCGCCGTCCTCCCGCGGCCCGACTCCCCAGcgcacccctggagggccccgcccCTCGTCTAACCCCAACGCTCTCAAGCTCCCCGAGCCAGCGTCCGTCCTCTCCGGCAAGCGCCTCGATCTCCATCGCCGCATCCTCACGCTCGTCCGCGAGAACGACCTCGACGAGGCGGCGCTCCTCACCCGCCACTCCATCTACTCCAACTGCCGCCCCACCGTATTCACCTGCAACACAGTACTAGCCGCGCTCCTCCGCCAGGCGCGCTACGCGGATCTCCTCTCCCTGCACCGCTTCGTCACCCAGGCCTCCGTCGCGCCCACCGTCGCCACTCACAACCTCCTCCTTCAGGCCTACTGCGACTGCCGTCGCCCTGAAACCGCGCTGGAGCACTTCCGTCTCCTACTCAGGGACGACTCCCCTGTCCTCCCATCCCCCACCACATATCGCATCCTTGCCCGCTCCCTCGCCGAGAACGGCAAGCTCGATCTGGCGCTCGAGCTCAAGGACGGCATGCTCGAGCGTGGCCTTATCGCTCCCGACCCCCAGGTCTATGCGTTCGTCATGGGCGGTTTTGTCAACGCCGGGGATGGTGACACGGCGGTCTCACTGTACGAGGAGCTTAAGGAGAAGCTTGGTGGCGGGCTAATCCTTGATGGTGTGGTGTACGGGAACCTTATGAAGGGGTACTTTCTAAAGGGTATGGAGAAGGAGGCCATGGATTGCTACACCGAGGTGCTTGGAGAGGGATCCAAGGTGAGATTTGAGGCTGTTAGCTACAACATGGTGCTTGATGCGCTTGGTAGGAATGGGAGGTTAGATGATGCAGTCGAGTTGTTTGATAGGATGTGCAAAGAGCATGACCCGCCTAGGAGGATTGCTGTGAATCTTGGTAGCTTTAATGTGATGGTTGATGCGTACTGCCATGTGGAAAGATTCCAGGACGCAGTTGAGGTGTTTGGCAAAATGGGTGAGAAGAGCTGCACACCTGATGCACTCTCATACAATAGTCTGATTGACTGGCTGGGGAAGAATGAACTTGTTGGTGAGGCAGAAGGACTGTACAAGGAGATGGGGGAGCGTGGTATTAATCCTGACGAATACACTTATGTCTTGCTCATTGAGTCCTGCTTCAGGGTTGGTAATGTGGATGACGCCGTTGGTTACTTCAATAAGATGTTTGATGTTGGTCTCAGGCCCAATGCCAATGCCTTTAACAAAGTCATAAGTGTCTTGGTGAAGGTTGATAGGATTGACGAGGCACAGAGGTTCTTTGATCTGATGCCCGAAAGGGAGGTCAAGCCAAACATTGCTAGCTATGAATCACTGTTGAGAGCATACATCAATGTTGCAAGGTTGGATGATGCAATTAAGATGGCCAAGGGTATTCTTTTGGATGAGAGTATTGTGTTCACTGATGAATTGAAGGCACTTCTAGATGGGGCATTGCAGAAAGAGGGGAGAAACGGCGATATGACAAAGTTGTATGAGGATGTTGAGACGGAGAAAGCAGAGGCTGCAGCACGTGCAGCTGAAGAGAAGGCTAGAGCAGAGGCTCTTGctaaagaagaagaggagaagaagaaggctgaGGCTAAGGCTAAGGAGGAATCTGCTGCCAGAGCAAGTAGAGCAGCTATTGACGCGGTGCTGTGTCGCAAGAGCGGAGCAGAAAATGGTAAATCGTCTCAAGAAATGAGTGTTGAGGAGGCACAGGTTGTTGAATCTCACAGTGACGCTGTTGGTGCTGCAGAACAGAATGAAGGCGATGACCAGAAGAAAGAGTCTGGTGATGCAGCGTCGCAGGTCATAGCTTCATCATCTTAG
- the LOC123070051 gene encoding pentatricopeptide repeat-containing protein At3g49240, mitochondrial isoform X2 produces the protein MALSKPLFSRLLPFSLRLLPFSLRLPVRSQHRLLCLATPTDLPDAPTDASAERRRRKRRLRVEPPSSRGPTPQRTPGGPRPSSNPNALKLPEPASVLSGKRLDLHRRILTLVRENDLDEAALLTRHSIYSNCRPTVFTCNTVLAALLRQARYADLLSLHRFVTQASVAPTVATHNLLLQAYCDCRRPETALEHFRLLLRDDSPVLPSPTTYRILARSLAENGKLDLALELKDGMLERGLIAPDPQVYAFVMGGFVNAGDGDTAVSLYEELKEKLGGGLILDGVVYGNLMKGYFLKGMEKEAMDCYTEVLGEGSKVRFEAVSYNMVLDALGRNGRLDDAVELFDRMCKEHDPPRRIAVNLGSFNVMVDAYCHVERFQDAVEVFGKMGEKSCTPDALSYNSLIDWLGKNELVGEAEGLYKEMGERGINPDEYTYVLLIESCFRVGNVDDAVGYFNKMFDVGLRPNANAFNKVISVLVKVDRIDEAQRFFDLMPEREVKPNIASYESLLRAYINVARLDDAIKMAKGILLDESIVFTDELKALLDGALQKEGRNGDMTKLYEDVETEKAEAAARAAEEKARAEALAKEEEEKKKAEAKAKEESAARASRAAIDAVLCRKSGAENEQNEGDDQKKESGDAASQVIASSS, from the exons ATGGCGCTCTCGAAGCCCCTCTTCTCCCgcctccttcccttctccctccgcctccttcccttctccctccGCCTCCCCGTCCGCTCCCAGCACCGTCTCCTCTGCCTCGCCACCCCCACCGATCTCCCGGATGCCCCCACCGACGCctccgccgagcgccgccgccgcaagcGCCGCCTCCGCGTGGAGCCGCCGTCCTCCCGCGGCCCGACTCCCCAGcgcacccctggagggccccgcccCTCGTCTAACCCCAACGCTCTCAAGCTCCCCGAGCCAGCGTCCGTCCTCTCCGGCAAGCGCCTCGATCTCCATCGCCGCATCCTCACGCTCGTCCGCGAGAACGACCTCGACGAGGCGGCGCTCCTCACCCGCCACTCCATCTACTCCAACTGCCGCCCCACCGTATTCACCTGCAACACAGTACTAGCCGCGCTCCTCCGCCAGGCGCGCTACGCGGATCTCCTCTCCCTGCACCGCTTCGTCACCCAGGCCTCCGTCGCGCCCACCGTCGCCACTCACAACCTCCTCCTTCAGGCCTACTGCGACTGCCGTCGCCCTGAAACCGCGCTGGAGCACTTCCGTCTCCTACTCAGGGACGACTCCCCTGTCCTCCCATCCCCCACCACATATCGCATCCTTGCCCGCTCCCTCGCCGAGAACGGCAAGCTCGATCTGGCGCTCGAGCTCAAGGACGGCATGCTCGAGCGTGGCCTTATCGCTCCCGACCCCCAGGTCTATGCGTTCGTCATGGGCGGTTTTGTCAACGCCGGGGATGGTGACACGGCGGTCTCACTGTACGAGGAGCTTAAGGAGAAGCTTGGTGGCGGGCTAATCCTTGATGGTGTGGTGTACGGGAACCTTATGAAGGGGTACTTTCTAAAGGGTATGGAGAAGGAGGCCATGGATTGCTACACCGAGGTGCTTGGAGAGGGATCCAAGGTGAGATTTGAGGCTGTTAGCTACAACATGGTGCTTGATGCGCTTGGTAGGAATGGGAGGTTAGATGATGCAGTCGAGTTGTTTGATAGGATGTGCAAAGAGCATGACCCGCCTAGGAGGATTGCTGTGAATCTTGGTAGCTTTAATGTGATGGTTGATGCGTACTGCCATGTGGAAAGATTCCAGGACGCAGTTGAGGTGTTTGGCAAAATGGGTGAGAAGAGCTGCACACCTGATGCACTCTCATACAATAGTCTGATTGACTGGCTGGGGAAGAATGAACTTGTTGGTGAGGCAGAAGGACTGTACAAGGAGATGGGGGAGCGTGGTATTAATCCTGACGAATACACTTATGTCTTGCTCATTGAGTCCTGCTTCAGGGTTGGTAATGTGGATGACGCCGTTGGTTACTTCAATAAGATGTTTGATGTTGGTCTCAGGCCCAATGCCAATGCCTTTAACAAAGTCATAAGTGTCTTGGTGAAGGTTGATAGGATTGACGAGGCACAGAGGTTCTTTGATCTGATGCCCGAAAGGGAGGTCAAGCCAAACATTGCTAGCTATGAATCACTGTTGAGAGCATACATCAATGTTGCAAGGTTGGATGATGCAATTAAGATGGCCAAGGGTATTCTTTTGGATGAGAGTATTGTGTTCACTGATGAATTGAAGGCACTTCTAGATGGGGCATTGCAGAAAGAGGGGAGAAACGGCGATATGACAAAGTTGTATGAGGATGTTGAGACGGAGAAAGCAGAGGCTGCAGCACGTGCAGCTGAAGAGAAGGCTAGAGCAGAGGCTCTTGctaaagaagaagaggagaagaagaaggctgaGGCTAAGGCTAAGGAGGAATCTGCTGCCAGAGCAAGTAGAGCAGCTATTGACGCGGTGCTGTGTCGCAAGAGCGGAGCAGAAAATG AACAGAATGAAGGCGATGACCAGAAGAAAGAGTCTGGTGATGCAGCGTCGCAGGTCATAGCTTCATCATCTTAG